CGAGTCTACTGGAACGACTCAAAGATCCCGAGGACCAGGACAGCCATCGGGAATTTTACGACCTCTACCGCAACCTCATTTATGGGGTGGCGATGAAATACGGGCTCTCCGACGCCGACGCCCAGGACATCATTCAGGAGACCATGCGCTCGGTCACACAAAAGCTCGCCGAATTCCAATACGATCCCAAGGTGGGCTCCTTTAAAGGCTGGCTGCTGCAGAATACCAAATGGCGGATTATTGAACTGCTCCGCACCCAAAAGAAGCACCTCAAGAAGCCGTCCACCAGCGGAGACGACTCTCGCCGAACCGGCACGATGGAGCGCGTTCCCGACCCCAGCGGAAATAACCTGGATGAGATCTGGGAGGGAGAATGGCAGCGCACCCTGCTCGAACGAGCGGTGACGAAGGTGCGCCAGGAAGTCCGGCCGCTCCAATTTCAGATTTTTGACTGCTACGTCCTGAAACAATGGCCCGTCGAGAAGGTGGCCAAAACCCTGGGCGTCAGCGCAACCCAGGCCTACATCGCCAAACTTCGCGTGGGCAAGAAGCTGCGCGATGAGATTAAGCGCCTCGAGACGCAGCTAATCTAGCCCACCGGCTCCACGTCCACAGCGACCACCTTGTACTCCGGACACATCGTGTCCTGGTCACATTCGCTGCTCGTGACGGTATTGACCAGCACCTCAGGGAAATGGAAGGTGCAGTACAACACCCCGGGCTTCACTTCATCGGATCGCTTCGCGTGCAATCGAACTTCCCCTCGCGCGCTGAAGATCCGCACCATGTCCCCATCCGCAATCCCCTTTCGAGCCGCGTCCTCGGGGTTAATCGCCAACTGGTCCTGAGTCACAATGAGCGCATTGTTCGTCCGCCGTGTCATCGTCCCGCAGTTGTAATGCTCCAACAAACGGCCGGTGGTCAAAATGAACGGAAACTCATCCTGATGCTTCTCAATCTCGCGGCTCTCCTGAAAGGGAAAGAAGTGAAACTTCCCAAGACCCCGCTTGAAACTCTCGACATGAAGAATGTCCGTTCCCACACACCCCTCTTGAATCGGCCATTGAGTGCCTTGATCGCTCAAGCCCTCCCAGGTGGCCCCCTTGAAGAAGGGAACGATCTGCGCGATTTCGGCGAGCATGCCGTCCGGCGTGTAAGGCGGCTGGGGAAAGCCCATGCGGTTCATGATATCCACAATGATCTGCCCATCCGGCTTGGTGCCGGCCAGCGGGGCCATCACCGCATTCACCCGCTGGACGCGCCGTTCACCATTGGTAAAGGTGCCGCTCTTCTCCAAAAACGACGACGCCGGCAAGACCACATGGGCCATCTCCGCGGTGGGAGTCATGAACAGCTCCTGCACCACCAAAAACTCCAGTGAACCCAACGCCTTTTTGACATGTTCGGTGTTGGGATCGGTCTGCACCAAGTCCTCCCCCATGACCCACATGGCTTTCAGCCGCCCATCGATCGCCGCGTCATACATCTGAGGGATCTTCCAGCCGATCTGATCCGAGAGATGCACGCCGTAAAACTCCTCGAACCGTTTGTGATGAACCGGATCGTTCACTGCCAGGTAACCAGCACCCTGGTGAGGCTGGCAGCCCATGTCGGCCGCACCCTGAACATTGTTCTGTCCGCGCAGTGGATTAACACCCACTCCCGGCCGCCCCACATTGCCAGTCATCATCGCGATGTCGGCAATGGTCATCACCGTCTTCGATCCGTGGCTGTGCTCCGTCACACCCAACCCGTGAAAAGCCATGGCGCTCTCCGCGCTGGCATACTCGATCGCAGCCGCTTTGACCTGCTCCCGATCGACTCCGTGGATCCGTTCCAGTTCATCCAGGTTCAACGACCGCAGCCCGGCTTCGAACTCGCTCCAATTCTCGCAGCGCTTCTGCACAAACTCCTGATCCACCAGCCCGGCTTCCAGGATGTAGTAGGCGAACATGTTCAGCAGGGCCACGTTCGTGCCCGGGCGTAGCTGCAGGTGATGCTTGGCGTAGGGCACCAGCTCAATCTTCCGGGGATCCACAACGATGAGCGGAATGCCCTTCATGGCCCGCTGCTTGATCTTCGAGCCGGTGACCGGATGTCCCTCGGTCGGGTTGGCGCCGATCACCAGGATGCACTCGGTGTATTGGAGATCGATGACGCTGTTGGTCGCAGCTCCCGTGCCGAAGGCCTTCTGCATGCCCCAGGCCGTCGGCGAATGACACACGCGCGCGCAGGCATCGATGTTGTTCGTGCCAAATACGGTGCGAATGAACTTCTGCATGAGGTAGTTCTCCTCATTGGTGCAGCGCGCCGAAGAAATCCCCCCAACGGCGTTGCCGCCATGTTCGCTCTGAATGCGCTTCAGGTTCTCGGCGATATAGGCATAGGCCTCCTCCCAAGTCGTCTCTTGGAACGCGCCGTCCCGACGAATCAGCGGCTTGCGC
The Verrucomicrobiales bacterium DNA segment above includes these coding regions:
- a CDS encoding sigma-70 family RNA polymerase sigma factor encodes the protein MKRAGTDPLPTRASLLERLKDPEDQDSHREFYDLYRNLIYGVAMKYGLSDADAQDIIQETMRSVTQKLAEFQYDPKVGSFKGWLLQNTKWRIIELLRTQKKHLKKPSTSGDDSRRTGTMERVPDPSGNNLDEIWEGEWQRTLLERAVTKVRQEVRPLQFQIFDCYVLKQWPVEKVAKTLGVSATQAYIAKLRVGKKLRDEIKRLETQLI
- the fdhF gene encoding formate dehydrogenase subunit alpha, with protein sequence MNLPTTENQAWLDGKAYPLQPGDTILRFADRHLGRGHVPTLCDAPQLEPYGACRVCSVEVALRADGPTRVVAACHTPLSPGMHIYSETKKVQRLRRNILELVLSDHPPDCLTCEVNGNCELQTVAGKVGVRQIRYQGGKNHLHQPKDRSHAYMTSELAKCINCSRCVRACDEVQGQFVLSMHGRGFNARIIKGLDTSFKDSPCVSCGACAQACPTSAISDIFASKAIEATRKTRTVCTYCGVGCNLNVATKGGEILSIQAPTDSVVNHSHTCLKGRYAFRFVGHPDRLRKPLIRRDGAFQETTWEEAYAYIAENLKRIQSEHGGNAVGGISSARCTNEENYLMQKFIRTVFGTNNIDACARVCHSPTAWGMQKAFGTGAATNSVIDLQYTECILVIGANPTEGHPVTGSKIKQRAMKGIPLIVVDPRKIELVPYAKHHLQLRPGTNVALLNMFAYYILEAGLVDQEFVQKRCENWSEFEAGLRSLNLDELERIHGVDREQVKAAAIEYASAESAMAFHGLGVTEHSHGSKTVMTIADIAMMTGNVGRPGVGVNPLRGQNNVQGAADMGCQPHQGAGYLAVNDPVHHKRFEEFYGVHLSDQIGWKIPQMYDAAIDGRLKAMWVMGEDLVQTDPNTEHVKKALGSLEFLVVQELFMTPTAEMAHVVLPASSFLEKSGTFTNGERRVQRVNAVMAPLAGTKPDGQIIVDIMNRMGFPQPPYTPDGMLAEIAQIVPFFKGATWEGLSDQGTQWPIQEGCVGTDILHVESFKRGLGKFHFFPFQESREIEKHQDEFPFILTTGRLLEHYNCGTMTRRTNNALIVTQDQLAINPEDAARKGIADGDMVRIFSARGEVRLHAKRSDEVKPGVLYCTFHFPEVLVNTVTSSECDQDTMCPEYKVVAVDVEPVG